The Brachyspira aalborgi genome has a segment encoding these proteins:
- a CDS encoding M23 family metallopeptidase, whose translation MKFIFTFIFFLSINSINLYSQYDFKYIGNVNIIRDNKKINLDNSKKLFDRDIIETGEDGFLEVKINNKYYYIANNGKVDISKNAKLKNGAIYIKDKSFKSLEDFKKYNEDLKVYANPVPLYAGKVGNIFITSKDEIKIKDSKLMGSSRPIVKFFEVKNSNENIKIYKTVFGIYVGAQDEKYQFVCNIELKDKTLLNLAIDIKSDFTPPPPKPKQIPGVTAAMTNIISNPQKSKEERELLHGKVYTSYTPTNYADTVYIMPAQGRYSSQFGAFRGYTKDYARYHQGFDIANTNGSPIVAANNGVVRVSRELFVRGNCVVIDHGEGVYSSYFHMSKLIAEEGQYVKKGDIIGLIGSTGMATGPHCHWEMRAGNMTFDPLSILEKNSSFDIKSLTRIK comes from the coding sequence ATGAAATTTATTTTTACATTTATATTTTTTCTTTCGATAAATTCAATAAATTTGTATTCTCAATACGATTTTAAATATATAGGAAATGTCAATATTATAAGAGATAATAAAAAAATAAATTTGGATAATTCAAAAAAACTATTTGATAGAGATATAATAGAAACGGGAGAAGACGGATTTTTAGAAGTAAAAATAAATAATAAATATTATTATATTGCAAATAACGGAAAAGTTGATATTTCAAAAAATGCTAAATTGAAAAACGGAGCGATTTATATAAAAGACAAATCTTTTAAATCATTGGAAGATTTTAAAAAATATAACGAAGATTTAAAAGTATATGCCAACCCTGTTCCTCTTTATGCGGGGAAAGTCGGAAATATTTTTATAACGAGCAAAGACGAAATAAAAATAAAAGATTCAAAATTAATGGGAAGCTCAAGACCGATAGTAAAATTTTTTGAAGTAAAAAATTCTAACGAAAATATAAAAATTTATAAAACCGTATTCGGAATATATGTCGGCGCTCAAGATGAAAAATATCAATTCGTTTGCAATATAGAATTAAAAGATAAAACTTTATTAAATTTGGCAATAGATATAAAATCGGATTTCACTCCGCCTCCGCCGAAACCAAAACAAATTCCAGGCGTTACCGCGGCTATGACAAATATAATAAGCAATCCTCAAAAATCTAAAGAAGAGAGAGAACTTTTGCATGGAAAAGTCTATACTTCATACACTCCAACAAATTATGCCGACACTGTTTATATAATGCCCGCTCAAGGAAGATATTCTTCGCAATTCGGAGCGTTTAGAGGTTATACTAAAGATTATGCAAGATATCATCAAGGATTTGATATAGCGAATACTAACGGTTCGCCAATAGTCGCTGCAAATAACGGAGTGGTGAGAGTATCGAGAGAGCTTTTTGTTAGGGGAAATTGCGTTGTAATAGACCATGGCGAAGGAGTTTATAGCAGTTATTTTCATATGTCTAAATTGATAGCGGAAGAAGGACAATATGTAAAAAAAGGCGATATAATAGGATTAATCGGTTCTACGGGAATGGCTACGGGACCTCATTGTCATTGGGAAATGCGCGCGGGAAATATGACTTTCGACCCTTTAAGCATTTTAGAAAAAAATTCTTCGTTTGATATAAAAAGTTTAACTCGAATAAAATAA
- a CDS encoding adenine-specific methyltransferase EcoRI family protein has product MKKEYIYIVQARLESSKCKIGKTNDLERRLKEYNSMTGKSKENTYQYLFCSEVKYMSILENDIKKKFSNLREEKSKEIYFYNSPLFEDYVKFIKSHKLFIKEIYTKSKEEILKKVKIVKKTTPTLKERGLSRKDILQKAQKVNNDEFYTRMEDIEKELSMYNKKIWRNKTVFCNCDDAVGDDERNTSAFALYFLRNFIELKLKKLICTHYDGPVDLFNQGSKAYVFTKDGFLEKKFYPKHYTGSFDDPLSLKILKEEADIVCTNPPFSRATDYWKILVDSKKKFIIISNIANVLTPAYISYFKDNLVWAGYNSVDNFLTPKKELTRAAGHWYTNFKIKNRPKYKNLKIMPLKEIPEKYKKYDDSKILLVDNNYIPSDYKKPFAVSSRSILNGILEKGYQIFGDREYYPYIKEKKCFGRILIKKY; this is encoded by the coding sequence ATGAAAAAAGAATATATTTATATAGTTCAAGCAAGATTAGAATCTTCAAAATGCAAGATAGGAAAAACTAACGATTTGGAAAGAAGGCTAAAAGAATATAATAGTATGACGGGAAAATCTAAAGAAAATACCTATCAATATTTATTTTGCTCTGAAGTAAAATATATGTCAATTTTAGAAAACGATATAAAGAAAAAATTTTCTAATCTCAGAGAAGAAAAGAGTAAAGAAATATATTTTTATAATTCGCCTTTATTTGAAGATTATGTTAAATTTATTAAATCCCATAAACTATTTATAAAAGAAATATATACAAAATCGAAAGAAGAAATTTTAAAAAAAGTTAAAATAGTAAAGAAAACTACGCCGACTCTTAAAGAAAGAGGCTTATCAAGAAAAGATATACTTCAAAAAGCCCAAAAAGTTAATAATGATGAATTTTATACTCGAATGGAAGATATTGAAAAAGAATTATCTATGTATAATAAAAAAATTTGGAGAAATAAAACGGTTTTCTGCAACTGTGACGATGCCGTCGGCGATGACGAAAGAAATACATCCGCATTCGCTTTATATTTTTTAAGAAATTTTATAGAACTTAAATTAAAAAAATTAATATGCACGCATTACGATGGACCTGTGGATTTATTTAATCAAGGTTCAAAAGCGTATGTATTTACAAAAGACGGCTTTTTAGAGAAAAAATTTTATCCAAAACATTATACGGGAAGTTTTGACGACCCTTTATCTTTGAAAATTCTTAAAGAAGAAGCGGATATTGTATGCACAAATCCTCCGTTTTCAAGAGCTACAGATTATTGGAAAATATTAGTAGATAGCAAAAAGAAATTTATTATAATATCTAATATTGCAAATGTTTTAACTCCCGCTTATATATCGTATTTCAAAGATAATTTGGTATGGGCGGGATATAATAGCGTTGATAATTTCCTAACTCCTAAAAAAGAACTTACTCGCGCCGCTGGACATTGGTATACGAATTTTAAAATAAAAAATCGTCCGAAATATAAGAACTTAAAAATAATGCCGTTAAAAGAGATACCTGAAAAATATAAAAAATATGACGATTCTAAAATATTATTGGTTGATAATAATTATATTCCAAGCGATTATAAAAAACCTTTTGCCGTGTCATCGCGTTCGATATTAAACGGAATACTTGAAAAAGGTTATCAAATTTTTGGAGATAGAGAATATTATCCGTATATAAAAGAAAAGAAATGTTTTGGAAGAATTCTTATAAAGAAATATTAA
- a CDS encoding M23 family metallopeptidase: MTKNILIISILLFILSSILFGRVPIDENKIKITSTFGEFRTDHFHNGVDFGGSKMEIYPMADGEIVHYFDIAEDPTRQLYGVGNTIILEHPNGIRSYYYHIEDGTIEKSFAKVTERDIIALTGNSGRSGGAHLHLTVENIKEGLVVDPLEHLKISKGSEQSPLIHGIYLRTENRLIQIKDKMPMRYNGELRLFVKAYDLLGSIPMGLKRVKIFMNEELIRDYDFTYFIKRDNIYYIAPNYRFEEVYGVDSHFYRGGSFIPRRGKYTFKTEVTDFDNKTVTLTRIVNFY; encoded by the coding sequence ATGACAAAAAATATTTTAATTATATCTATTTTATTATTTATTTTATCTTCAATATTATTTGGAAGAGTTCCGATTGACGAAAATAAAATAAAAATAACAAGCACTTTTGGAGAATTCAGAACGGACCATTTTCATAATGGCGTGGATTTCGGAGGAAGCAAAATGGAAATATATCCTATGGCGGATGGAGAGATTGTTCATTATTTTGATATAGCCGAAGACCCGACAAGGCAATTATACGGAGTTGGAAACACTATTATATTAGAGCATCCAAATGGAATTAGAAGTTATTATTATCATATAGAAGACGGAACTATAGAAAAATCTTTTGCAAAAGTGACGGAAAGAGATATTATAGCTTTAACGGGAAATAGCGGAAGGTCGGGCGGCGCTCATTTGCATTTAACCGTAGAAAATATAAAAGAAGGTTTGGTAGTTGACCCTTTAGAGCATTTAAAAATTTCAAAAGGCTCGGAACAAAGCCCTTTAATACATGGAATATATTTAAGAACGGAAAATAGATTAATTCAAATAAAAGACAAAATGCCAATGCGATATAACGGAGAGTTGAGGCTTTTCGTTAAAGCTTATGATTTGCTTGGCAGCATCCCAATGGGACTTAAAAGAGTAAAAATATTTATGAACGAAGAGCTTATAAGAGATTACGATTTTACTTATTTTATAAAAAGAGACAATATTTATTATATAGCGCCAAATTATAGATTTGAAGAAGTTTACGGAGTAGATTCACATTTTTACAGAGGCGGAAGTTTTATTCCAAGAAGAGGAAAATATACTTTTAAAACAGAAGTTACCGATTTTGATAATAAAACAGTGACGCTAACGAGAATTGTTAATTTTTATTAA
- a CDS encoding AlwI family type II restriction endonuclease, translated as MNIIKELYWKEFFINYLNDNLYWYIPKGYAIKSDNFESIKNKLSVLKEYENKIWNNELQTIIRKEFIKKGLFEPRAENQNEEDENAIIRVIKVITSTLGLAWVNEKEKLHITDIGNKLLEKSNYEEIIFNQIRRFEFNNFNITRSKENIKVLPIFYLANVLIKLKDKRLTKDEYCLFIAKKSDNNEIKKSVDEIERYRLLSDKDKDKIKDYLRAKNIKNIRNKKRKSILNTIELDSSYAFNFFASSNLFYIENSNIFIKDKKQLENFLNDCKNSSIWIDFKEKKDWFYYYGSDNKNISPIEFALDYYTDISDVDNALNIYNYCKKNKIKIDKSINAISETEFKSVLVDEKILEDFLERHIKELEKGLRLIRRQYPTISGPIDLLATDNKGRMVVIELKKNRVSDKVIGQVARYVSFLEREQDKEVRAIIIGKKIDNNIKLAVNALSCRTDLYNFDYRVNFERVN; from the coding sequence ATGAATATAATAAAAGAGTTATATTGGAAAGAATTTTTTATAAACTACTTAAACGATAATTTATATTGGTATATACCTAAAGGATACGCGATAAAAAGCGATAATTTTGAGAGCATAAAAAATAAATTGTCAGTTTTGAAAGAATACGAAAATAAAATTTGGAATAATGAACTTCAAACAATTATTAGAAAAGAATTTATAAAAAAAGGATTATTTGAACCGAGAGCTGAAAATCAAAATGAAGAAGATGAAAACGCTATAATAAGAGTTATAAAAGTTATTACTTCTACTTTAGGTTTAGCTTGGGTTAATGAAAAAGAGAAATTACATATAACGGATATAGGAAATAAATTATTAGAAAAATCAAATTATGAAGAAATAATATTTAATCAAATAAGAAGATTTGAATTTAATAATTTTAATATTACAAGAAGCAAAGAAAATATTAAAGTATTGCCTATATTTTATTTAGCCAATGTTTTAATAAAATTAAAAGATAAGCGCTTAACAAAAGACGAATATTGCTTATTTATCGCTAAAAAATCGGATAATAACGAAATAAAAAAGTCAGTCGATGAAATAGAAAGATATAGATTATTGAGCGATAAAGACAAAGATAAAATAAAAGATTATTTGAGAGCAAAAAATATTAAGAATATACGAAATAAAAAAAGAAAATCTATATTAAATACCATAGAATTAGATAGTAGTTACGCTTTTAATTTTTTCGCTTCTTCCAATTTGTTTTATATAGAAAATTCAAATATCTTTATTAAAGATAAAAAACAGTTAGAAAACTTTTTAAATGATTGTAAAAATAGCAGTATATGGATAGATTTTAAAGAGAAAAAAGATTGGTTTTATTATTATGGAAGCGACAATAAAAATATATCGCCAATAGAATTTGCTTTAGATTATTATACCGATATATCGGATGTCGATAACGCTTTAAATATTTATAATTATTGCAAGAAAAATAAAATTAAGATTGATAAGAGTATAAATGCAATTTCAGAAACGGAGTTTAAATCCGTTCTTGTCGATGAAAAAATATTAGAAGATTTTTTAGAAAGACATATAAAAGAATTAGAAAAAGGATTAAGATTAATCAGAAGACAATATCCTACTATATCGGGACCTATAGATTTATTAGCTACAGATAATAAAGGACGAATGGTAGTTATAGAACTTAAAAAGAATAGAGTTTCCGATAAAGTTATAGGACAAGTTGCAAGATATGTGTCTTTTTTAGAAAGAGAGCAAGACAAAGAAGTAAGAGCTATCATAATTGGAAAGAAGATAGACAATAATATAAAATTAGCCGTGAATGCCTTAAGTTGCAGAACCGACTTATATAATTTCGATTATAGAGTAAATTTTGAAAGAGTAAATTAA
- a CDS encoding DNA-methyltransferase — translation MENFINKITCDDALKTMKLLDDNTISLIVTSPPYWNLIDYGVDGQYGQCSYEEYLYQMLDIFKESARALEPNGKIAYITPIVPVSKSVDASTHTRKLLNISADIERKVLDSNLGLHRFSLYIWQKQTSKKMFGSYPYPPNIYEDNTIEFINVLVKEGSPKKIPQEIKEYSKITQEEWLNMSMQIWPIMPTNINRKNAGGHPAPFPLEIPNRLIAMYTFRGVEELGFKGDIVLDMFNGSGSTTLSAYISKRRFIGIELNMDYCNIARDRIANVDKNLARNLIIDRIKMPNKNNTNNIVKATEEKMLFEL, via the coding sequence ATGGAAAATTTTATAAACAAAATAACCTGCGATGACGCTCTTAAAACCATGAAATTATTAGACGATAATACTATTTCTTTAATCGTCACAAGTCCGCCTTATTGGAATTTAATAGATTACGGAGTCGATGGACAATACGGGCAATGCTCTTACGAAGAATATTTATATCAAATGCTTGATATATTTAAAGAGTCGGCTAGAGCATTAGAACCTAATGGTAAAATAGCCTATATTACCCCAATAGTTCCCGTATCAAAATCGGTGGACGCTTCTACTCATACGAGAAAACTTTTAAATATTTCGGCGGATATAGAGAGAAAAGTTTTAGATAGCAATTTGGGACTTCATAGATTTAGTTTATATATTTGGCAAAAACAAACCTCTAAAAAAATGTTTGGCAGTTATCCGTATCCGCCTAATATTTACGAAGACAATACTATAGAGTTTATAAATGTTTTGGTAAAAGAAGGCTCGCCTAAAAAAATTCCTCAAGAGATTAAAGAATATAGTAAAATTACGCAAGAAGAATGGTTAAATATGTCGATGCAGATTTGGCCAATAATGCCTACGAATATAAATAGAAAAAATGCGGGAGGACATCCAGCGCCTTTCCCTTTAGAAATTCCAAACAGATTAATCGCTATGTATACTTTTAGAGGAGTGGAAGAATTGGGATTTAAAGGAGATATAGTTTTGGATATGTTTAACGGTTCGGGTTCTACAACTTTATCGGCATATATAAGCAAAAGAAGATTTATAGGGATAGAATTAAATATGGATTATTGCAATATTGCAAGAGACAGAATAGCGAATGTCGATAAAAATTTGGCTCGTAATTTAATTATAGATAGAATAAAAATGCCAAATAAAAATAATACTAATAATATTGTAAAGGCAACGGAAGAAAAAATGTTATTTGAGTTATAA
- a CDS encoding HsdM family class I SAM-dependent methyltransferase → MKKNYIEEYTKESIDYLKNTDIKKRKKLGQYFTPKSIRELLLSKLPKKDNADILDPACGSGEFLLSCKKYFKNPILYGFDIDKKLINISSKLVKNASIKNFDFLNIDINKKKYDYIIGNPPYFELKLNEEIKKKYFDIIKGRVNIFSLFIKTGLDLLKDGGYLAYVVPPSMNNGAYFSKLREYIIKNSSLEYLHIIDGADNFHLANQKVMLIILKKTNLKKSSKYIFKKNKITIFTEDKNFLNKSYKNTVSLKDIGYTVKTGSIIWNEHKEKLTNDKNNSTLLIWASNINNGKIIIGYTKGKPQYIKNISNDLIIKSRVVVVNRITGSSKDINIKAAIVNEKEFVCENHVNVIYMSKNANQNYSLEDIFKALQDKTNIKVMRLISGNTQISKTELERLLPIIKK, encoded by the coding sequence ATGAAAAAAAATTATATTGAAGAATATACAAAAGAAAGTATAGATTATTTAAAAAATACAGATATAAAAAAAAGAAAAAAATTAGGGCAGTATTTTACGCCAAAATCTATAAGAGAATTACTGCTTTCAAAATTGCCAAAAAAAGATAACGCCGATATTCTTGACCCAGCTTGCGGAAGCGGAGAGTTTTTACTTTCATGCAAAAAATATTTTAAAAATCCAATTCTTTACGGTTTTGATATAGATAAAAAATTAATTAATATCTCTTCAAAATTAGTAAAAAATGCGAGTATAAAAAATTTTGACTTTTTAAATATCGATATTAATAAAAAGAAATACGATTATATTATAGGAAATCCGCCTTATTTTGAATTAAAATTAAACGAAGAGATTAAGAAAAAATATTTTGATATAATTAAAGGAAGAGTAAATATATTTTCTTTATTTATAAAAACGGGTTTGGATTTGCTTAAAGACGGCGGTTATTTGGCTTATGTCGTTCCGCCTTCAATGAATAACGGCGCTTATTTTTCAAAGTTGAGAGAATATATAATTAAAAATTCAAGTTTAGAATATTTGCATATAATTGACGGAGCGGATAATTTTCATTTGGCAAATCAAAAAGTTATGCTTATAATTTTAAAAAAAACTAATTTAAAAAAATCGTCAAAATATATTTTTAAAAAAAACAAAATTACGATTTTTACGGAAGATAAGAATTTTTTGAATAAATCTTATAAAAATACGGTTAGCTTAAAAGATATTGGTTATACGGTAAAAACGGGAAGTATAATTTGGAACGAGCATAAAGAAAAATTAACTAACGATAAAAATAATTCGACTCTTTTAATTTGGGCTTCAAATATAAATAACGGAAAAATAATTATTGGTTATACTAAAGGAAAACCTCAATATATAAAAAATATTTCAAACGATTTAATAATTAAAAGTAGGGTAGTTGTAGTAAATAGAATAACAGGCTCTTCAAAAGATATAAATATAAAAGCGGCTATAGTTAATGAAAAAGAATTTGTTTGCGAAAATCATGTTAATGTTATTTACATGTCCAAAAATGCAAATCAAAATTATTCTTTGGAAGATATTTTTAAAGCTTTACAAGATAAAACAAATATAAAAGTAATGAGACTTATTAGCGGAAATACTCAAATATCTAAAACCGAATTAGAAAGATTGCTTCCTATCATTAAAAAATAA
- the trxA gene encoding thioredoxin TrxA, which translates to MLELDKDSFDEKVINSKELCLVDYFGDTCEPCKALMPKVHELSEQYTGKVNFYSFNTSKARRLAIREKILGLPTIAIYKDGAKVKEVTKEEATIENIKSMVDSML; encoded by the coding sequence ATGTTAGAATTAGATAAAGACAGTTTTGACGAAAAAGTTATTAACTCAAAAGAATTATGTTTGGTTGACTATTTTGGAGACACTTGCGAACCTTGTAAAGCTTTAATGCCTAAAGTTCATGAGTTATCCGAACAATACACGGGCAAAGTCAACTTCTATTCTTTCAATACTTCTAAAGCAAGAAGATTGGCTATCAGAGAAAAAATATTAGGACTTCCGACTATAGCGATTTATAAAGACGGCGCTAAAGTTAAAGAAGTTACAAAAGAAGAAGCCACTATAGAAAATATTAAATCTATGGTTGATAGCATGTTATAA